The Pseudalkalibacillus hwajinpoensis nucleotide sequence GAAAAACCTATTGAAAAAATCAGATACTTTTACTGATTATTTATTGTTTATAATAGGCGGAATAGATGGTTTGAAAATATGGAGTGGTTGTCGTAAAACAGAAGAAATAGTTTTATTGTTTGAAGGAGAATATAATGAAGATAATTCGATCAGTTGAAGGGCTATTTAACCTAATTCAGAGTGATCCCGTTACGGCAATACTTATGTTATTAATTTTAATATTTTCAAGCATTATTCTCTACAAAAAGTGGGGATGGCTTCAAATTGTATACAACTGGGTTATTAATCACATCCTCCGTTTTATGAAGAGGGATTTTATATTGTTGGCTACTTTCACCAAGAAAGAGGCAAACTTTAATAGTGTGAAAAGAGAGTATCAGGAGCAGGGGTGTTTGTATATCACTCAAAATTTTTTAAAGAAAACTAATAATGATGGGAGCATTAACTATAAAGACCTTCAACAAATCTTAGATAAACAAAGGTCTAAAATGAAAATTTCAATAAAACGCAGTAAAAATTCTAACTCATTAATATATTTAGGGTTTCCTCATGTGCCAATAGCATTTTTAGATGGATACCATTTCAAAAGTACTGATGAAGCAATACTTTATGAATATCAAGGAGAAGACTCCGAATGTCTGGGTAAAGGATTTTACGAATTGAAAAGAAAGTACAATACTGATATGAAGATTATTAATGATTATGATATAAACACTAATTATGAGAAGGAGGTTGCATTAAAAATAGAACAATCATTTTCAATAATGAATGAAGAGATAAAAACAGCTTCAGGGGTAGAACAAGTTATTTCTTTAGGTTTAGAAACTCCAAGTCGCTGGTCTGTTACTAATTATGCTCAAATCGATTTATACGAAAAAAGATTCATAGAGTTACTTTCAAAATTGAAGAAGAGCGGAGTGAATAGGATTCATTTATTTGCTGCCACCCCTGTATCTCTCAGTTTTAGTCTGGGAAGAATGGTTGAACATTATCACCCAGAGGTAATAGTTTATAATTACAATAACAACTCTTATGATTGGGCTATTAACTTAAGGACAGAAAAAATATTGACTCTTAAGGATGAATAACATTCAATTTGCCTGAAATAAATGAGTAGTGCACTTATATTTTTGGTTTAAAATATTATGGCAATTGGTTAATAACCTTTTTCCATAATCTCGGAGCGTATCTTTAGTAAGATTGCTCCCTTAGAAAAAGTTCATTTAATTGTTTCTGCATTTCTCTGAAAGGTACACACGTTTGCCTTTTTCTTTGTCTTTACTTACTATGTCCCAAGAGGCAGTTCCTCGTCTAAGGGTTATCTTTACATTTGATCCGTCAATTGCCTTATATATAAGATATCCCACAAATGAATTATCATATTTCGGCGGTAATGACTCTTCTCCGCCTAAAATAAATAACATTTTCTCTCCTTGTGAAGCACCATTAAACAATGGAAATAAAGATTTAAGATGTGAGGTTTCGGTACCCTCAATTACTAGTGCTTTTTGTAAATCATCTATTGAATAGCGAATTGAATTGTTGCTTTTTAACAAAGGCATTAGTTCAGGATAACTCCTCGTAATGTCTTTCACTATTAATTGGTCTATATTACACAAGTGATTATCTTCTGAAAAAGCATAAGTGTCAGGTGAAGTTATTAGTGAGACAATGAGAAAAGATATAGTTAGGGCTGAAACTCTCAAAGACATAATTAAATCTCCTCATATCATAATGTTATTAATTTCACCTAAGATGAAGAAACTTATGACTAAATGAGGAGAAAATATTTAATCAGTATATTCAGGAGCATAGTCCATAATATCGGAGCAATATTTTAATATCACTGGTTCAAAAGGACTATAAAAGAAACGTCAACAATCGGATATGATTTCGCAAAAGGGGTATGAACGGTGAGAAGATTGCATGCTGTCAATGTAGCTTTATTTAGTATTTTGCTGATTAGTTTAGGGGTAATGGTGTTACTCGTTTATACGGATTCTGACAGTACCTTTGGGATTGTTACTGTTGTTGGTTGTTTAGTTTATTTGTTTCTATATCTGGTGTATCTAGCCATTTTTGCACTTATGAAAACTTTGAAAATGGAAAGAAGTGAGAAGAAGCTGAGGTTCTTTAAAGTCCTAGCATGGTTTGGAGCTCTTAGCGTAATAGATATCGCAACCTCATATCTTATTTCTTCAGAAGTACATGCTTATAATTTCTTTGTTACTTTTGGAATTGCGGTTGGGATTACTTTTTTCGATGTGATGTTTTTTAAACAGCGACGGTATTCGTAACGCTACATAGGTTTATAAAAGGACGTAACTCCTTATTGCATTGGGAGTGCGCCTTTTTCTATAAAAAGAAAAGTAGAAAGATGGTAGTGTCACGGCCTATAAAAAGAGAGAATCTTATATAAAGGGAGTACTTTTTATGAAGGTAAAAGGAATCGTATTTGTCTTATTGGGAGCTGGAAGCTTCGGGTTTACTCCTATATTTGTGAAAACTGGGTTTGAATATGGGTATTCCTTAGGGCAAATCAACATGGTACAGATGCTTCTCGCCTTCGTTTTGTTGTGGGGGATGAGCCTTGTTAATGGTTTGAAAATAAAGAATTTATCAAAATCTGATTTTATAAAAGTAATGTTCACAGGAACTGCGATGGGGTTAACAAGTGTTTTCTATTACGGATCAATGCAGTATTTAACTGCTTCGTTAGCGATCATTCTACTCTTTCAATTTGTATGGATCGGGATGATATACGAGTGGATCTTTAGCAAGATTAGACCAACAGTAATGAATTTCCTAGCTCTATTCGTGACGTTAACCGGGGTAGTTTTTGCCTCGAACATCATCGCTGGCGACGTCTCGGATTTGCATCCTGTCGGTTTAATTCTTGGACTTCTAGCAGCGGCTTCGTATGCAGGGTTTATTTTTTTTAGTGGACAAGTCGCCACTCGTTCGCATCCTATTATTCGAAGCTCGTTGATGGTTACAGGTTCTACGATTCTAGTATTGATCGTGTTCTTTCAAGACATTCCCTCTCTGAATCCGACTGACGGTCGCTTATGGTTATTAGGTGCTGGACTAGCTCTTGTTGGTGGTGTAATCCCTACCCTTTTCTTTGCGAAAGGAGCACCGTTGATCACAGGAAGACTTGCGAATGTGTTGAGCGCTATCGAGTTACCTGTCGCCATCATATCGGCTATGATGGTTCTCTCTGAATCTGTTTCGTTATTGCAGTGGATAGGCGTGTTATTAATCGTGGTAGCGATTATGATCAACGAACTTGGTGACGCTTTGAAGAAAGGTAAAGCAGTTGCCAATCATGATTAATTTTCAATAACTGTGTTCTGTTATATCGGAGCTTATCTGTAATAAGATAGCTTCCCATGAAAGCTAGTATATATGTTGAGGCGGTTTTAATCCAATGAAGCAACAACAAACAGATATTCTTAGAAAAGATCTTCTCTTCATGAGGAGATTTTTTTAAATTGAATTATTTTAAATATATTGAATTTTATATTCTATAATTATAGAATATATACCAAGAGGTGATAAATATGGAACTTATTTCTACTGGAACTAAACGAAGAAGGGAGAAATATAAGCTTGAGCTAAAAAGCTCTTTATTATGGGAAGTTGCTTTAGGCATAGCAGCTATAACGAATGAATCTTTGATTGATACACTTGATCTTTCTAAAGAAAAGAGAGAACTGATTCACCAATCTTTATCAAAAAGCATGATAGAAGAACTAGAATATGTACAAAAAAATAATACTTGGAAAACCATTCTTCAGCTTCTCCATCAAAAAGATTTCGAGAATTTATCTTCGTTTAATGATTATGTGAGGAGTTTATCTGACGAGCAATTAAAGAACATTTCTATACCTTATCTTGGTAATGAACAAGAAGTGTTGAAAAGAGATTTATTAAATGGATCTGCAAAAGCGCTTCAGGAATTACAAAAGAGGAATCATGAACATCCTTTCCTACCATCTTACCTTGAATTTATTACTAAAGTTTCCTGCGAGGAATTGAAAAGCCATCTTCTAGTAGTAATGTCTGGTTGGTATAGCGCAATTATCGAGCCCGATAAAAATAAACTCGAAGCAATACTTCAAAGGGACATGGCTTCAAAGGAAAAAATGCTTGGAAGTTTAGAACCAGAACAATTTGTTGAGTGGGCAACAGATGGAGTGAAATACCTGCCGGAACCAAGTGTTTATAAGGTTATTTTGATACCCCATTACATATATCGTCCATGGAATGTCGAAGCAGACTTAGAAGGCGTTAAGGTCTTTTATTATGCGGTCTCTAATGAAAGTATTTCAAGTGAGGATAAATTTGTTCCTAATAAACTGTTGGTACAAAAGTATAAAGCATTAGGAGATGAAACGCGTTTAAGGATTTTAAAGATGATTAAGGAAGAGCCGACATCTCTGCAAGAGTTAACCACTGAACTGAAGTTAGGTAAAACCACCGTTCACCATCATTTGAAAATTTTAAAATCTGCAAGGATCGTTTCTCAGAATTCCAATAAATATTCTATTGATGATAGTGTGCTAGATCATTTATCAACAGATTTAAAACTTTTCTTGGAAAGGGATTAGTAAAAGGGGGAAGTTTCATGGGAGTTCCTAATGCACAATTTGATTCAAAAGAAGTAGTACCTGAATTCAAAAAGAATTTCCAGGTATTTCGGTTTATAGGTGGAAATTTAGTTTCTTTTTTTGGAGACCAAATATATTTAATTGCTTTGCCACTAATCGTATTAGCTATTACTGGATCACCATTAAGTATGGGCATAGTTGCAGCACTAGAGAGGCTTCCTATCTTAATTCAGCCCTTTACAGGTGTTTTGGCGGATCGTTTCAATCGTAAAAAGTTACTAATGATTTGTGATTTAGGAAGATTTTTAACGGTTGGACTATTAGGTTGTTTGTATTTAACAGATCAACTTACTATATGGGGAATTTATGCAGGTGCACTGCTTGTTGGAGTGTTGACACAAGTATATAATACTTCGCAATTTGCATCTGTCCCTAAATTAGTGCAAAAAAGGGACTTACAATTAGTAAACTCCATTAATACAGGAATATTTCAAACGGCTGTATTTATAGCTCCAGGCTTAGGCGGAATCATTATAAGTATCTTCAATCCTGGTATGGGTTTGATAATAAACAGTTTGACTTTCTTAATCGGATTTTTAGTGGTATGGAGTTTGAATATTGAGAGTAACGTTCAAAAAGAAAAAATAACTAGCTCTAAGGTGTTTACTGATATAAAAGAAGGCTTTCATTTTGTTATCCAAAAGAAGCCGATCCTTTATACGAATTTAGCGATGTTTTTCTCAATATTTGGCTCGACACTCTTCTTAACAATGTTGGTCATTCATTTAAAATCCACTGCTGGATTAGATTCAATTTTAATAGGTTATGTGCTATCTATTGGTGGTATTGCCGCAATTGGAGGGGCGTTAATAACAAACATACTAAAAAAACACTTTTCTTACAGAACTATTTTATTCTTTGCA carries:
- a CDS encoding ArsR/SmtB family transcription factor, which translates into the protein MELISTGTKRRREKYKLELKSSLLWEVALGIAAITNESLIDTLDLSKEKRELIHQSLSKSMIEELEYVQKNNTWKTILQLLHQKDFENLSSFNDYVRSLSDEQLKNISIPYLGNEQEVLKRDLLNGSAKALQELQKRNHEHPFLPSYLEFITKVSCEELKSHLLVVMSGWYSAIIEPDKNKLEAILQRDMASKEKMLGSLEPEQFVEWATDGVKYLPEPSVYKVILIPHYIYRPWNVEADLEGVKVFYYAVSNESISSEDKFVPNKLLVQKYKALGDETRLRILKMIKEEPTSLQELTTELKLGKTTVHHHLKILKSARIVSQNSNKYSIDDSVLDHLSTDLKLFLERD
- a CDS encoding SAVED domain-containing protein, whose amino-acid sequence is MKIIRSVEGLFNLIQSDPVTAILMLLILIFSSIILYKKWGWLQIVYNWVINHILRFMKRDFILLATFTKKEANFNSVKREYQEQGCLYITQNFLKKTNNDGSINYKDLQQILDKQRSKMKISIKRSKNSNSLIYLGFPHVPIAFLDGYHFKSTDEAILYEYQGEDSECLGKGFYELKRKYNTDMKIINDYDINTNYEKEVALKIEQSFSIMNEEIKTASGVEQVISLGLETPSRWSVTNYAQIDLYEKRFIELLSKLKKSGVNRIHLFAATPVSLSFSLGRMVEHYHPEVIVYNYNNNSYDWAINLRTEKILTLKDE
- a CDS encoding EamA family transporter gives rise to the protein MKVKGIVFVLLGAGSFGFTPIFVKTGFEYGYSLGQINMVQMLLAFVLLWGMSLVNGLKIKNLSKSDFIKVMFTGTAMGLTSVFYYGSMQYLTASLAIILLFQFVWIGMIYEWIFSKIRPTVMNFLALFVTLTGVVFASNIIAGDVSDLHPVGLILGLLAAASYAGFIFFSGQVATRSHPIIRSSLMVTGSTILVLIVFFQDIPSLNPTDGRLWLLGAGLALVGGVIPTLFFAKGAPLITGRLANVLSAIELPVAIISAMMVLSESVSLLQWIGVLLIVVAIMINELGDALKKGKAVANHD
- a CDS encoding MFS transporter, which translates into the protein MGVPNAQFDSKEVVPEFKKNFQVFRFIGGNLVSFFGDQIYLIALPLIVLAITGSPLSMGIVAALERLPILIQPFTGVLADRFNRKKLLMICDLGRFLTVGLLGCLYLTDQLTIWGIYAGALLVGVLTQVYNTSQFASVPKLVQKRDLQLVNSINTGIFQTAVFIAPGLGGIIISIFNPGMGLIINSLTFLIGFLVVWSLNIESNVQKEKITSSKVFTDIKEGFHFVIQKKPILYTNLAMFFSIFGSTLFLTMLVIHLKSTAGLDSILIGYVLSIGGIAAIGGALITNILKKHFSYRTILFFASLVGGVSIIAFGMNNSFIWLALMNALGTISASIMNPCIVTIRQKLTPDHLLGRVQATSRFMTWILMPVAALTAGILAEQYSTTLTFFIGGIISTFASFIYLHPSLKKA